From a single Papaver somniferum cultivar HN1 unplaced genomic scaffold, ASM357369v1 unplaced-scaffold_19, whole genome shotgun sequence genomic region:
- the LOC113338627 gene encoding uncharacterized protein LOC113338627: MVRFHFFRPPLPPPNASSDGGANSAGGASAAKDASVAGDASADGDATEAVIKVTETHSNKRKTPEDATEDDTEVSQVTEPKGKKRSDVWNHFDMDPKPSKYAKCRHCKTKIAAQGTKYGTGYHYNLLWNTQFLHMQSVFTVTN, from the exons ATGGTCCGATTCCATTTCTTT CGTCCACCTCTACCTCCACCTAATGCAAGTTCAGATGGAGGTGCAAATTCAGCTGGAGGTGCAAGTGCTGCTAAAGATGCTAGTGTTGCTGGAGATGCTAGTGCAGATGGAGATGCAACTGAAGCTGTCATAAAAGTGAcagaaacacatagcaataagcgTAAAACCCCTGAAGATGCAACTGAAGATGACACAGAAGTGAGTCAAGTGACAGAACCAAAGGGAAAGAAACGTTCTGATGTGTGGAACCACTTTGATATGGACCCCAAGCCTTCGAAATATGCAAAATGTCGCCACTGTAAGACAAAGATTGCAGCTCAGGGTACCAAGTATGGGACAG GTTACCATTACAACCTCCTGTGGAATACCCAATTTCTACACATGCAAAGTGTATTCACTGTAACAAACTAA